Proteins from a genomic interval of Caulobacter rhizosphaerae:
- a CDS encoding alginate export family protein, with protein sequence MLLCSTTFCALILGGAAHAQSAPEPVATTGEQPAEATEPPPPAPPPPTFSDQVAAGKLILEVRARYESVDQTKTATLKDDASAFTIRTRLGWETAEFHGVKGLIEFEDVRQAGPEHYAVNVPGATTAPLNGADKARYPVVNDPDVTELNRAQLTWTPSAALQVVAGRQRILLDDQRFVGNVGWRQDEQTFDAIRTDVAYGRFKATYAYISHVNRILGELRDWDSDSHLLNATWSPAEALRLQGFVYALDFGNSAVNSSLTKGVKASGKTWVGLYQLAYNATYAKQSDYHHNTPNFDLAYFGGDVSGTFDIYTVKASYESLEGDGTRGFTTPLATVHAFQGWSDAFVSPGGNKSFVDGIEDANLSFNAKPRFKRTYFFNTDIQVRYHDFNDQRTGADLGHEWDVAFAAAITPKLSIQLKYADFQREATVPAGTATPPASRTKAWFTLEYKL encoded by the coding sequence ATGCTGCTTTGCAGCACGACTTTCTGCGCCTTGATTCTGGGTGGCGCAGCCCATGCTCAATCGGCGCCGGAACCGGTGGCGACCACCGGCGAACAGCCGGCCGAAGCCACCGAACCGCCGCCCCCCGCGCCGCCGCCGCCGACCTTCAGCGACCAGGTCGCCGCCGGGAAACTGATCCTGGAAGTCCGCGCCCGCTACGAAAGCGTCGACCAGACCAAGACCGCCACCCTCAAGGATGACGCCTCGGCCTTCACCATCCGCACCCGCCTGGGCTGGGAGACCGCCGAGTTCCACGGCGTGAAGGGCCTGATCGAGTTCGAGGACGTCCGCCAGGCCGGTCCCGAGCACTACGCCGTCAACGTCCCGGGTGCGACCACCGCCCCCCTGAACGGCGCCGACAAGGCGCGCTATCCCGTCGTCAACGACCCGGACGTGACCGAACTCAACCGCGCCCAGCTGACCTGGACGCCCAGCGCCGCCCTGCAGGTGGTCGCCGGCCGCCAGCGCATCCTGCTCGACGATCAGCGCTTCGTCGGCAATGTGGGCTGGCGCCAGGACGAGCAGACCTTCGACGCCATCCGCACCGACGTCGCCTACGGTCGATTCAAGGCGACCTATGCCTACATCTCGCACGTCAACCGCATCCTGGGCGAACTGCGCGACTGGGACAGCGACAGCCACCTGCTCAACGCCACCTGGTCGCCGGCCGAGGCCCTGCGTCTGCAAGGCTTCGTCTATGCCCTGGACTTCGGCAATTCGGCGGTCAACTCGTCTCTGACCAAGGGCGTCAAGGCGTCGGGTAAGACCTGGGTCGGCCTCTACCAGCTGGCCTACAACGCCACCTACGCCAAGCAGTCGGACTACCACCACAATACGCCGAACTTCGACCTCGCCTATTTCGGCGGCGATGTCTCCGGCACGTTCGACATCTACACCGTCAAGGCCAGCTACGAGTCGCTGGAAGGCGACGGGACGCGCGGGTTCACAACGCCCCTGGCCACCGTCCACGCCTTCCAGGGCTGGTCCGACGCCTTCGTTTCGCCGGGCGGCAACAAGAGCTTCGTCGACGGCATCGAGGACGCCAACCTCAGCTTCAACGCCAAGCCTCGGTTCAAGCGGACCTACTTCTTCAACACCGACATCCAGGTCCGCTACCACGACTTCAACGACCAGCGGACCGGCGCCGACCTCGGTCACGAGTGGGACGTCGCCTTCGCCGCCGCCATCACGCCCAAGCTCTCGATCCAGCTGAAGTACGCCGACTTCCAGCGCGAAGCGACCGTGCCCGCGGGCACGGCGACGCCGCCGGCGTCGCGGACCAAGGCCTGGTTCACCCTCGAATACAAACTCTGA
- a CDS encoding PAS domain-containing sensor histidine kinase: MSEGSASGLYEVILDTVTANVAILNAEGEIVAVNDAWAQFAAFNAPPLENHGLGLNYIAFCDSLGGSETSEAAAGLRGLLAGEAGPFRHEYQMDLASGPLWARMIATRISSNGRTLVIVAQEDITVQRHAQAALGRATAALLHAEDDERRRIARELHDGTAQYLTGAKLMLGAMKVEGRAEKVRVEIEALLVNALEEIRSLSYVMHPPALEETGLGPAIRQMAEGFARRTGLSLQIDIADDFPKMARRTEVALYRVAQEALANVHRHSGSPRAAIGLRLAGEMVLLSIRDYGVGLPDGASATSGVGLAGMRLRLEFVNGHISLTSAFPGVLVEAWAPFQPKD; this comes from the coding sequence ATGAGCGAAGGGTCCGCCTCCGGTTTGTACGAAGTCATTCTCGACACCGTCACGGCGAACGTGGCGATCCTGAACGCCGAGGGTGAGATCGTCGCGGTGAACGACGCCTGGGCGCAGTTCGCCGCGTTCAACGCGCCGCCGCTGGAAAACCATGGGCTGGGCCTGAACTACATCGCCTTCTGCGACAGCCTGGGCGGGTCCGAGACGTCCGAAGCGGCCGCCGGCCTCCGAGGCCTGCTGGCGGGCGAGGCCGGGCCTTTTCGCCATGAATACCAGATGGACCTAGCCAGCGGTCCGCTGTGGGCCAGGATGATCGCCACGCGCATCTCCAGCAACGGCCGAACCCTGGTGATCGTGGCCCAGGAGGACATCACCGTTCAGCGCCATGCCCAGGCGGCCCTTGGACGCGCCACCGCCGCGCTGCTCCATGCCGAGGACGACGAGCGCCGGCGCATCGCGCGCGAGCTTCACGACGGAACCGCCCAGTACCTCACCGGCGCCAAGCTGATGCTGGGCGCCATGAAGGTCGAAGGCCGCGCGGAAAAGGTTCGCGTCGAGATCGAGGCCCTGCTGGTCAACGCCTTGGAAGAGATCCGCAGCCTTTCCTACGTCATGCACCCTCCGGCTCTGGAGGAGACGGGCCTGGGCCCCGCCATTCGGCAGATGGCGGAAGGCTTCGCGCGGCGCACGGGACTATCGCTGCAGATCGATATCGCCGACGACTTTCCGAAGATGGCCCGCCGGACCGAGGTGGCGCTGTATCGCGTCGCTCAGGAGGCCCTGGCCAATGTGCATCGCCACTCCGGCAGCCCGCGCGCCGCGATCGGTCTGCGGCTGGCCGGCGAAATGGTGCTGTTGTCGATCCGCGACTACGGGGTGGGTCTGCCGGACGGTGCTTCGGCGACGTCGGGCGTCGGCCTGGCGGGCATGCGCTTGCGGCTGGAATTCGTGAACGGTCACATCTCCCTGACCAGCGCCTTTCCCGGCGTGTTGGTCGAAGCCTGGGCGCCGTTTCAGCCCAAGGACTAG
- a CDS encoding D-Ala-D-Ala carboxypeptidase family metallohydrolase, with amino-acid sequence MKLSAHFSLEEFTISSKALSMGVRNDPTPAHLENLKHLAERMEAVRALFNRPVEITSAYRNPQVNAAVGGVPTSAHALGHAADFHVDGLNDLDVAKGVRDSGLKFDQLIYEKSRCVHISFDPRLRRQVMRQPGGPGSAVYNGLEP; translated from the coding sequence ATGAAGCTCAGCGCGCATTTCTCGCTGGAGGAATTCACCATTTCCAGCAAGGCGCTATCGATGGGCGTCAGGAACGACCCGACCCCGGCGCATCTGGAAAACCTCAAACACCTGGCCGAACGCATGGAAGCCGTTCGCGCGCTGTTCAACCGGCCGGTCGAGATCACCAGCGCCTACCGAAATCCGCAGGTCAACGCCGCGGTCGGCGGCGTGCCGACCTCGGCCCACGCCTTGGGTCACGCCGCCGATTTCCACGTCGACGGCCTGAACGACCTGGACGTCGCCAAAGGCGTCCGCGACAGCGGATTGAAGTTCGATCAGCTGATCTACGAAAAGAGCCGCTGCGTGCACATCAGCTTCGATCCCAGGCTGCGCCGCCAGGTGATGCGCCAACCCGGCGGACCGGGATCGGCGGTCTATAACGGCCTGGAGCCCTAG
- a CDS encoding 2'-5' RNA ligase family protein: protein MPVTDQFSLFDAPPVTDRLFFAIFPDVETAAGIARHADALRASHQLGGRPLAPERFHITLHHLGDHAGVRRDIVAMARQAAEAMTAPPFEVLFDRAASFHNGGNNPFVLQGGEGLEALKAFQRDLGLEMARAGLGKWVDRTFTPHVTMLYDRRLVAEQPLPPIRWTVGGFTLVHSLLGRTEHIPLARWTLR from the coding sequence ATGCCGGTGACCGACCAGTTCTCCCTCTTCGACGCGCCGCCCGTCACCGATCGGCTGTTTTTCGCGATCTTTCCCGATGTGGAAACCGCGGCCGGTATCGCCCGCCATGCCGACGCCTTGCGCGCCTCGCACCAGCTAGGCGGCCGGCCGCTGGCGCCCGAACGGTTTCACATCACCCTGCATCACCTGGGCGACCACGCCGGCGTGCGGCGCGATATCGTGGCGATGGCCCGTCAGGCGGCCGAGGCGATGACGGCCCCGCCGTTCGAGGTCCTCTTCGATCGCGCCGCCAGCTTCCACAACGGCGGCAACAATCCGTTCGTCCTGCAGGGCGGCGAGGGGCTGGAAGCCCTCAAGGCCTTCCAGCGCGACCTGGGTCTGGAAATGGCGCGGGCCGGCCTTGGCAAGTGGGTGGACAGGACGTTCACGCCGCACGTGACGATGCTCTACGACAGACGACTGGTCGCCGAACAGCCGCTTCCGCCGATCCGATGGACTGTCGGCGGCTTCACCCTCGTCCATAGCCTGCTGGGGCGGACCGAGCATATCCCGCTGGCGCGATGGACGTTGCGCTGA
- a CDS encoding PLP-dependent aminotransferase family protein produces the protein MTRDRPTTAWLRHVRAGDGRPIYLALVDALETAMREGELQPGDQLPPQRVVADQLGVDFTTITRAYGAARGRGLVEGAVGRGTFVRRRAMEDEAGLVDLSMNLPPPPQGVSLATLLKETTAAILDRTDVATLMAYHAGPGAPGQRAAGAAWLAPALGPIGSERIVVSPGAQSALTAVLTMIASLGAGLVVEPLTYPGIIALTARLGLRLIPCPVDAEGFLPEVLARLCAEQKPAAVYLVPTTRNPVATTMGLARRREIAATVLASDAWLIEDDPYSRLFDSPLPAIASLAPERSFHIATLSKTLSPGLRTAFVSTPTAAMARQVADALHATALMGSPLTTAIAIRWLRDGTAERILAGVRREARMRRALAAEVLPAAQGDAEGLHVWLDLPPGLDTNGFRTLAAARGLALVASDAFATTPDAPVGLRISLGGPAKASLLRQALDHVSALLKPPLII, from the coding sequence ATGACTCGGGATCGACCGACGACCGCCTGGCTGCGGCACGTCCGCGCGGGCGATGGCCGCCCAATCTATCTGGCGCTGGTCGACGCCCTTGAAACGGCGATGCGCGAGGGCGAGTTGCAGCCGGGCGATCAATTGCCGCCCCAGCGCGTCGTGGCCGACCAGCTGGGCGTCGACTTCACCACCATCACCCGCGCCTATGGGGCCGCCCGAGGCCGGGGCCTTGTCGAGGGCGCGGTGGGACGCGGCACCTTCGTACGTCGCCGCGCCATGGAGGACGAGGCTGGACTGGTCGATCTGAGCATGAACCTGCCGCCGCCGCCGCAGGGCGTGTCCTTGGCGACGCTGCTCAAGGAAACGACCGCCGCGATCCTCGACCGCACCGACGTGGCGACCCTGATGGCCTATCACGCCGGTCCCGGCGCGCCAGGACAGCGCGCGGCCGGCGCGGCGTGGCTGGCGCCTGCCCTGGGCCCGATCGGATCCGAGCGGATCGTGGTCAGCCCTGGAGCGCAGTCGGCCCTGACGGCGGTTCTCACCATGATCGCCTCGCTCGGCGCCGGTCTTGTGGTCGAGCCCCTGACCTATCCCGGAATCATCGCCCTGACCGCGCGGCTGGGCCTGCGCTTGATTCCCTGCCCGGTGGACGCCGAAGGCTTCCTGCCCGAGGTCCTGGCCCGACTCTGCGCCGAACAGAAGCCCGCCGCCGTCTATCTGGTCCCGACCACCCGCAATCCGGTCGCCACGACCATGGGCTTGGCGCGGCGTCGCGAGATCGCCGCTACCGTCCTCGCCAGCGACGCCTGGCTGATCGAGGACGATCCCTACAGCCGGCTGTTCGACAGCCCCCTGCCCGCCATCGCCTCATTGGCGCCGGAGCGGTCCTTCCACATCGCCACGCTGTCCAAGACCCTGTCGCCGGGCCTGCGCACCGCCTTCGTATCGACCCCGACCGCCGCGATGGCCCGACAGGTGGCCGACGCGCTGCACGCCACCGCCCTGATGGGATCGCCCCTGACCACGGCCATCGCCATCCGCTGGCTCCGCGACGGAACCGCCGAACGGATCCTGGCCGGCGTGCGGCGCGAGGCCCGGATGCGGCGAGCCCTCGCCGCCGAGGTCTTGCCCGCCGCCCAAGGTGACGCCGAGGGGCTTCACGTCTGGCTGGACCTGCCGCCCGGCCTGGACACCAACGGCTTTCGCACGCTGGCGGCCGCGCGCGGCCTGGCCCTCGTCGCGTCGGACGCCTTCGCCACGACGCCTGACGCGCCCGTCGGACTGCGCATCTCGCTGGGAGGTCCCGCCAAGGCGTCGCTGCTGCGCCAGGCGTTGGACCATGTCTCGGCCCTGCTGAAGCCACCGCTGATCATCTGA
- a CDS encoding DUF983 domain-containing protein, translating to MERPLITHFDSPTSLQAGLLCRCPRCGEGKLFGGFLRLAKRCDRCGLDYGFADPADGPAFFVMTGVGILVIAVWAWAVIAWSPPLWAQFATVFPALLIGCLGTLRPVKAWLVAEQYIHNASEGGASSVQKR from the coding sequence ATGGAACGGCCCCTCATCACCCATTTCGACAGTCCGACGAGCTTGCAAGCCGGGCTGCTCTGCCGTTGCCCGCGCTGCGGCGAGGGCAAGCTGTTCGGCGGCTTCCTGCGCCTGGCCAAACGCTGTGACCGTTGCGGGCTCGACTATGGCTTCGCCGATCCGGCGGACGGCCCGGCCTTCTTCGTCATGACGGGCGTGGGTATTTTGGTGATCGCGGTCTGGGCCTGGGCGGTGATCGCCTGGAGCCCGCCGCTTTGGGCGCAGTTCGCGACCGTCTTTCCGGCCTTGCTGATCGGCTGTCTGGGCACCCTGCGGCCCGTCAAAGCCTGGCTGGTCGCCGAACAGTACATCCACAACGCCAGCGAGGGCGGCGCTTCCAGCGTCCAGAAACGGTAA
- the tet gene encoding Tet(A)/Tet(B)/Tet(C) family tetracycline efflux MFS transporter, with protein sequence MKRALGVILGAVALDAVGLGLVLPIIPRLLREVGHTSDLSWRFGAFLALYALMQFVCAPILGALSDRFGRRPVLLVSLAGAAVDYLFLALAPSLWWLFVGRAIAGMTGASNAVASAYIADITPAEHLIRRFGYMSACFGLGFIAGPVIGGLLGDVWLRAPFLAAAALNGLNFLVALLILPESHKGRGGRIELSSFNPLGPLRWAFSFRALLPLLAAFLVLAVVGDVGGTVWVLYGEDKFAWTGLTIGVSLAGFGLFHALAQAFVAGPISERWGEKRALAVGIVADAAAYVAIALVTRGWMAFLLLPVFCLGGVGGPALQSLLSSRVGEAHQGRLQGVLASLGGVSSVIAPLLISQVYFASRGLFPGLVWLAGAALYLLCLPVFFSRALKTG encoded by the coding sequence ATGAAGAGGGCGCTGGGCGTCATCTTGGGCGCCGTGGCGCTCGATGCGGTCGGCCTGGGTCTCGTATTGCCCATCATTCCGCGCCTGCTGCGCGAGGTGGGTCACACGAGCGACCTGAGCTGGCGGTTCGGCGCTTTCCTGGCGCTCTATGCCCTGATGCAGTTCGTCTGCGCGCCGATCCTGGGCGCGCTCAGCGACCGTTTCGGCCGTCGGCCGGTGCTGCTGGTCTCTCTGGCCGGGGCGGCGGTCGACTACCTGTTCCTGGCCTTGGCCCCGTCGTTGTGGTGGCTGTTCGTGGGCCGCGCCATCGCGGGGATGACCGGGGCGAGCAACGCAGTGGCCTCGGCCTACATCGCCGACATCACGCCGGCCGAGCACCTGATCCGGCGCTTCGGATACATGAGCGCGTGTTTTGGCCTGGGCTTCATCGCCGGCCCGGTGATCGGCGGCCTGCTCGGCGACGTCTGGCTGCGGGCGCCCTTCCTGGCCGCTGCGGCCCTGAACGGCCTGAACTTCCTGGTGGCGCTGCTGATCCTGCCCGAGTCGCACAAGGGGCGAGGCGGCAGGATCGAACTCTCCAGCTTCAACCCGCTGGGGCCGTTGCGTTGGGCGTTCAGTTTTCGCGCCCTGCTGCCGCTGCTGGCCGCCTTCCTGGTCCTGGCCGTCGTCGGTGACGTCGGCGGGACGGTCTGGGTATTGTACGGCGAAGACAAGTTCGCCTGGACCGGTCTGACGATTGGCGTTTCCCTGGCCGGGTTCGGCCTGTTCCACGCTCTGGCCCAGGCCTTCGTGGCGGGCCCGATCAGCGAGCGCTGGGGCGAGAAGCGGGCCTTGGCCGTCGGCATCGTCGCCGACGCCGCGGCCTATGTGGCCATCGCCCTGGTCACGCGCGGTTGGATGGCGTTCCTGTTGTTGCCGGTGTTCTGCCTGGGCGGCGTCGGCGGGCCGGCGCTGCAGTCGCTGCTGTCGTCGCGCGTCGGCGAGGCGCATCAGGGGCGATTGCAGGGCGTGCTGGCCAGCCTGGGCGGGGTGTCCTCAGTGATCGCGCCGCTGCTGATCAGCCAGGTCTACTTCGCCTCGCGCGGCCTGTTCCCGGGCTTGGTCTGGCTGGCCGGCGCGGCGCTCTATCTGCTGTGCCTGCCGGTGTTCTTCAGCCGGGCGCTAAAGACCGGCTAG
- a CDS encoding DUF899 domain-containing protein, translating into MPNHKVASREEWLEARKALLAHEKEETRLRDRNAAERLALPWVKVDKAYAFDTPSGRKTLAELFDGRSQLVVYHFMLPPEWEAGCPGCSFLADHLDGTLPHLNHHDVTLIAVARAPLDKIAAYKARMGWNFPWASSFESDFNYDFGVSFTPQTIAAGATYNFEPVGEDAGESPGMSAFYKDEAGQVFHTYSSYGRGGEELIGTYMVLDRAPLGRNESGNMGDWMRRHDEYEDAAPAKACHGEAVPA; encoded by the coding sequence ATGCCCAACCACAAGGTCGCGTCGCGCGAGGAATGGCTTGAGGCCCGCAAGGCGCTGCTGGCCCATGAAAAGGAAGAGACCCGGCTGCGCGACCGTAACGCGGCCGAGCGCCTGGCCCTGCCCTGGGTCAAGGTTGACAAGGCCTACGCCTTCGACACCCCGAGCGGCCGCAAGACCCTGGCCGAGTTGTTCGACGGCCGCAGCCAACTGGTGGTCTACCACTTCATGCTGCCGCCCGAATGGGAGGCCGGCTGCCCGGGCTGTTCGTTCCTGGCCGATCATCTGGACGGAACCCTGCCCCACCTGAACCACCACGACGTGACCCTGATCGCCGTGGCGCGCGCGCCGCTGGACAAGATCGCCGCCTACAAGGCCCGGATGGGCTGGAATTTCCCCTGGGCTTCGTCGTTCGAAAGCGACTTCAATTACGATTTCGGCGTGTCGTTCACGCCGCAGACCATCGCCGCCGGAGCGACCTACAATTTCGAGCCCGTCGGCGAGGACGCCGGCGAGTCGCCCGGCATGAGCGCGTTCTACAAGGACGAGGCCGGCCAAGTGTTCCACACCTATTCCAGCTACGGTCGCGGCGGCGAGGAACTGATCGGGACCTACATGGTTCTCGACCGCGCGCCCTTGGGCCGCAACGAGTCCGGCAACATGGGCGACTGGATGCGCCGCCACGACGAATACGAGGACGCCGCGCCGGCCAAGGCCTGCCATGGCGAAGCGGTTCCGGCCTAG
- a CDS encoding MarR family winged helix-turn-helix transcriptional regulator has product MSKPLEVPFAATLHVRDTCLCLHAQRAARALARRFDQALAPFEITSGQFSLLMSLNRPEPPTIGSVSGLLAMDRTTLTANLKPLERRGLLTVGVDPRDRRSRRLALTQAGMALLARALPVWTQTHAEVEAGLPLGGGDALRAGLLALA; this is encoded by the coding sequence GTGTCAAAGCCGCTGGAAGTCCCGTTCGCCGCCACGCTTCATGTCAGGGACACCTGTCTGTGCCTCCACGCCCAGCGAGCGGCGCGGGCCCTGGCGCGGCGGTTCGACCAGGCCCTGGCGCCGTTTGAGATCACCAGCGGCCAGTTCTCGCTGCTGATGTCGCTGAACCGGCCCGAGCCGCCGACCATCGGCTCGGTGTCCGGCCTGCTGGCCATGGATCGCACGACCCTGACCGCCAATCTCAAGCCCTTGGAGCGGCGCGGCCTGCTGACGGTCGGCGTTGATCCACGGGACCGGCGCAGCCGTCGCCTGGCCCTGACGCAGGCCGGCATGGCCCTGCTGGCGCGGGCCCTGCCGGTCTGGACGCAGACCCATGCCGAGGTCGAGGCGGGTCTGCCCCTCGGTGGCGGCGACGCCCTGCGCGCCGGGCTGCTCGCCCTGGCCTGA
- a CDS encoding ArsC family reductase, whose protein sequence is MTTMIYGIKACDTMKKARDWLEGHGVAYDFHDYKTAGIDRPRLEAWSRAVGWETLLNKAGTTFRKLPDADKQGVDEAKAIALMLANPSMIKRPVLETRDQLLVGFKPDVYGRALGSGG, encoded by the coding sequence GTGACCACCATGATCTACGGCATCAAGGCCTGCGACACGATGAAGAAGGCGCGGGACTGGCTGGAAGGTCACGGCGTCGCCTACGACTTTCACGACTACAAGACGGCGGGCATCGACCGTCCGCGCCTGGAGGCCTGGAGCCGGGCCGTGGGCTGGGAAACCTTGCTCAACAAGGCCGGGACGACCTTTCGCAAGCTGCCGGACGCCGACAAGCAGGGCGTAGACGAGGCCAAGGCCATCGCGCTGATGCTGGCCAATCCGTCGATGATCAAGCGGCCGGTTCTTGAGACGCGCGATCAACTGCTGGTCGGATTCAAGCCTGACGTGTATGGTCGCGCCTTGGGTTCAGGGGGCTGA
- a CDS encoding HAD hydrolase-like protein, whose amino-acid sequence MDAQIDLVIFDFDGTLADSTAWAIRAVRPLAERFKFKAVTEDEIAMLRGRTSRQIIDYLGLPLWKVPLVAAHGKKMMAAEAHAIPLFSGTGDLLRALSAAGLRLAIVSSNSEATIRSILGPDLAALVDHYGCGAAIFGKAAKFRAVVKAARIPKDRVLCIGDETRDIEAAREAGLACGAVEWGYATRRALADHSPTMMFAAMDEIISRVAASNPRVGAD is encoded by the coding sequence ATGGACGCCCAGATCGATCTGGTCATCTTCGACTTCGACGGGACGCTGGCCGACAGCACGGCCTGGGCCATCCGCGCCGTCAGGCCGCTGGCGGAACGCTTCAAGTTCAAGGCGGTCACCGAGGACGAGATCGCCATGCTGCGCGGCCGCACCAGCCGCCAGATCATCGACTATCTCGGCTTGCCGCTGTGGAAGGTGCCGCTGGTCGCCGCCCACGGCAAGAAGATGATGGCGGCCGAGGCCCACGCCATCCCGCTGTTTTCAGGCACCGGCGACCTCCTGCGGGCGCTCTCGGCGGCCGGTCTGCGCCTGGCCATCGTCAGCTCCAATTCCGAGGCCACCATCCGCTCGATCCTGGGGCCCGACCTGGCCGCCCTGGTCGACCACTATGGCTGCGGGGCGGCGATCTTCGGCAAGGCCGCCAAGTTCAGGGCCGTGGTCAAGGCCGCGCGCATCCCCAAGGACCGGGTGCTGTGCATCGGCGATGAGACCCGCGACATCGAGGCGGCGCGCGAGGCGGGCCTGGCCTGCGGGGCCGTCGAATGGGGTTACGCCACCCGCCGCGCCCTGGCCGACCACAGCCCGACCATGATGTTCGCGGCCATGGACGAAATTATTTCACGGGTCGCCGCATCCAATCCGCGGGTCGGCGCCGACTAG
- a CDS encoding RNA polymerase sigma factor — protein sequence MDGPLVRAARGGSQSAFARLVTAHERSLRGFLRKSGFSDADDIAQEAFLAAWSSLGRLRDDDGFRAWLFGIAWRKALDQGRAARRAAHRDEVWREEQAADAPREVDPADRLALEAALAGLPPDQRACVTLCLGQGWSHGEAAETLNLPLGTVKSHVNRGRERLLAVLGVPS from the coding sequence ATGGACGGACCGCTCGTTCGGGCCGCGCGGGGCGGATCGCAGTCCGCCTTCGCGCGGCTCGTCACGGCGCACGAGCGGAGTCTGCGCGGGTTCCTGCGCAAGAGCGGCTTCAGCGACGCCGACGACATCGCCCAGGAGGCCTTCCTGGCGGCTTGGTCGAGCCTGGGCCGGTTGCGCGACGACGACGGCTTTCGCGCCTGGCTGTTCGGTATCGCCTGGCGCAAGGCGCTGGATCAGGGGCGCGCCGCCCGCCGCGCGGCTCATCGCGACGAGGTCTGGCGCGAAGAACAGGCGGCCGACGCGCCGCGCGAGGTCGATCCGGCCGACCGCCTGGCGCTGGAGGCGGCCCTGGCCGGCCTGCCGCCGGACCAGCGGGCCTGCGTCACCCTCTGCCTGGGCCAGGGTTGGTCGCACGGCGAGGCGGCGGAAACCCTGAACTTGCCGCTGGGCACCGTGAAGTCGCATGTGAACCGCGGACGTGAGAGACTGTTGGCCGTATTGGGAGTCCCGTCATGA
- a CDS encoding DUF6249 domain-containing protein, translating into MDAEVLVPIGFFTMIAAIVIVPNYLRVRERQEMQATVRSAIEKGQPLPPELIDALSKDVRSRTVPSAHRDMRIGVILLAVAAGIALTGVALGGINDNAMFGTVSGAAVPGMIGVAFVILSFFNPNKRPPEA; encoded by the coding sequence ATGGACGCTGAAGTTCTGGTTCCAATCGGCTTTTTTACGATGATCGCCGCGATCGTCATTGTGCCGAACTATCTGCGGGTGCGTGAGCGCCAGGAAATGCAGGCGACGGTCCGTTCCGCCATCGAGAAGGGACAACCGCTGCCGCCCGAACTGATCGACGCCCTGTCCAAGGACGTCCGGTCGCGGACTGTGCCGTCGGCCCACCGCGACATGCGGATCGGCGTGATTCTCCTGGCGGTCGCCGCCGGCATCGCGCTGACGGGCGTTGCTTTAGGCGGGATCAACGACAACGCCATGTTCGGCACGGTCAGCGGCGCCGCCGTGCCCGGCATGATCGGCGTGGCCTTCGTCATCCTCAGCTTCTTCAACCCCAACAAGCGTCCGCCTGAGGCTTGA
- a CDS encoding RNA polymerase sigma factor, with product MGIERPPTGHDVELAALAAAGDRRAFGELVRRHGSAVRGLLRRLGADPATADDIAQDAFLVGYEQIADYRGEGAFAGWIKKIAARLYLRKVKREARFVLTEAPEDEAPVGSDGAAASADRLDLDEALKSLSKAERLCVSLCYGADWSHTEAAEALNIPLGTVKSHVKRGLDKLRVRMAAPSENGSNDSARRESHG from the coding sequence ATGGGCATTGAACGCCCACCCACCGGCCACGACGTCGAGCTGGCCGCCCTGGCGGCGGCCGGCGACCGGCGGGCCTTCGGCGAGCTGGTGCGCCGCCACGGCTCGGCCGTGCGGGGCCTGCTGCGCCGGCTGGGGGCCGATCCGGCCACCGCCGACGACATCGCCCAGGACGCCTTCCTGGTCGGCTACGAGCAGATCGCGGACTATCGCGGGGAGGGGGCCTTCGCGGGCTGGATCAAGAAGATCGCCGCGCGGCTCTACCTGCGCAAGGTCAAGCGGGAGGCGCGGTTCGTGCTGACCGAGGCGCCGGAGGACGAGGCTCCCGTGGGATCGGACGGTGCGGCCGCGAGCGCCGATCGTCTCGATCTGGACGAGGCGCTCAAGTCTCTGTCCAAGGCCGAGCGCCTGTGCGTGTCGCTTTGCTACGGGGCCGACTGGTCGCACACCGAAGCGGCCGAGGCCTTGAACATCCCCCTTGGGACGGTCAAATCCCATGTCAAACGTGGTCTGGATAAACTCAGAGTCCGGATGGCCGCGCCATCCGAAAACGGATCGAACGACTCCGCGAGGAGGGAAAGCCATGGCTGA